The nucleotide sequence GTGCGTAGTAGAGGTGATCCTCCTGGAACCCGATCTTGGGCGTGGCGACGGCGGACGCGGTTAGCGTGGTGCTCTGGAATCCGAACAAGGATGCGAAGTAGGTCGGCGATTGTGCCTCGACCGTCACGCGGACTGCCTGGACCTCGTCGGCAACTCCGGTGGCGGTCTTGCTGAACGTTCGCGCGTTCGGATTCCAGAAACCGAGCGTCACGCCATCGGCGGGAATGGTCGGCTGGAATCTACCGTTGGCGTTGTCAAGAACGAGGTTGGTCGCGTGGTTTAGCCAGGCGTTGTTCGACATGCCCGAAACGGCAGAGAGTGCCGCGGCGTCGGCGGTCGACTGCAGTTGGGCACGCGTCGACATCAGCCCGCCACCGTCGACGGCGATGACCGCGCCGAGAAACATCACGGGCATCGCCACGGTTGCGTAGATCAGCGCACCGCCGCGTCGCCGAACGTTCGAGAGCCTTGTGTTTCGAGTCATAGGTGCATTCTCACGTACGAGTCCGCCCAGCCCATCCCTGCATCGGCAGGTCCGGGGAGCAACAGTCGAACAGTCACGTACGCAAATGCGTTTGGCAAAGCCCGATAATGAACCACGCAACGGAATCAGACATTCTCGATGCTGTCGAGAATGTCCTCGGGGCCAACGGTGGCTGTGTCATTGCCAACCCCGCCCTCGACGCTGTCGGCTTGGCCGTCGTTGTCGGCGATGAACAGGTCGTCGCCGGAGAAGCCGCGGAGGACGTCGTTACCGGTGCCGCCGAAGAGGACATCGTCGGAAGCAGTTGAGCCCAGCAGCGTGTCGTCGCCACCGTTACCACGCAGGACGTGTCGCCCCGATCCACCGCGGCTATCCAGGAGATTGGGGCCGCCATCACCGATGAGCGTGTCGGCCCCGCTGGAGCCCAGGATATTCTCGATGTTGAGCAGGTTGATCGTGTCGCCGAAATCGACGCGACCGTCATTCGCGATGCCGTCGAGACTGGCAAACACCCGGTTGAACGTATTGAACTGAACGATGTCCCCTTGAATCTCGCTGCCGCCGTCGAGGACGTCGGTCTGTGCGGTACTTCCACCGATGACGGAGAAGATGTCATCGCCGCCTTGTCCGAGTACCACATTGTCGCCAAAGCCGCCTGTGAGCGTGTCGTTTCCGGTACCGCCCTCGATCGAGTCATCGCCGGACTCGCCATCAAGCTCGTCACTGCCGCCAGCGCCGAAGATCGTGTCATTTCCGGAGTCGCCGAGGATCTCGTCATCACCGCTGCCACCGTCGAGGAGATCATCGCCGGAATCGCCGAGAAGCGTATCGGGGCCGCCGAGCCCAAAGATAGTGTCGTTGCCACCGGAACCACTTTCTAGACGGTTCGCGCCGGAGTCACCGATGATGGAGTCATCCTCCACCGTCCCTCGGACGTTCTCGATGGCGATGAGCTGGGTTGTTTCGGTGTCATTGGTCGCGACACCCAGAGCAAGGTTGACCGTGATCCCGGCGCTGCCCACCCCGCGGAGCAGATCAATACCACTCCCGCCGTTCATGGTGTTGTTATCGGTTTCTCCTGGGTCCGGCGGGGTGCCGATAAACGACAGATCGTCGTCACCGGCCTGACCGAGCACGATGTCATTGCCAAAACCACCTCCGATGGTGTCGTTACCGCTACCACCCGCGAGCGTATCGTTGCCCGAACCACCCGACAGGCTGTCGTTACCACCAGCAGTGCGGATGAAATCGTCACCTTCGCCAGTTCGCACGAAGGCCCGAATACCGCTGTCAACGGTAACGATGTCGTCCCCGTCGTTAGTCTGGATGTCAAAGCGTCGGACACGATCGGGATCAAATCTTGTGACTACACCATCAGCATCGACGGCCAGTACATCCGTGCCGTTTT is from Planctomycetota bacterium and encodes:
- a CDS encoding calcium-binding protein gives rise to the protein MHYEPLENRRLLAVTVELKVTGRLEIIGDDLGNVINIFYENGTDVLAVDADGVVTRFDPDRVRRFDIQTNDGDDIVTVDSGIRAFVRTGEGDDFIRTAGGNDSLSGGSGNDTLAGGSGNDTIGGGFGNDIVLGQAGDDDLSFIGTPPDPGETDNNTMNGGSGIDLLRGVGSAGITVNLALGVATNDTETTQLIAIENVRGTVEDDSIIGDSGANRLESGSGGNDTIFGLGGPDTLLGDSGDDLLDGGSGDDEILGDSGNDTIFGAGGSDELDGESGDDSIEGGTGNDTLTGGFGDNVVLGQGGDDIFSVIGGSTAQTDVLDGGSEIQGDIVQFNTFNRVFASLDGIANDGRVDFGDTINLLNIENILGSSGADTLIGDGGPNLLDSRGGSGRHVLRGNGGDDTLLGSTASDDVLFGGTGNDVLRGFSGDDLFIADNDGQADSVEGGVGNDTATVGPEDILDSIENV